A genomic region of Carettochelys insculpta isolate YL-2023 chromosome 7, ASM3395843v1, whole genome shotgun sequence contains the following coding sequences:
- the ZDHHC16 gene encoding palmitoyltransferase ZDHHC16 isoform X4: MRSRQRAFSAVMRLFLKCLRAGRRRRLRLVWRAQQLWRYGHLCLRSLLYNSFSNSDVLLDSLFEPIYWLVDHVSRWFGVVFVALVIVLTSSVVAIVYICLLPLILQTYPLPWICWHLTYGHWNLFMIVFHYYMAITTPPGHPPQARSNTVAVSICRKCIAPKPARTHHCSICNRCVLKMDHHCPWLNNCVGHYNHRYFFSFCLFMTMGCVYCSISGWDMFREAYAAIETYHQTPPPAFSFRQRAFHKSIVYLWVLCSSVALALGALTLWHAVLITRGETSIERHINKKERRRLQQQGRVFRNPYSYGAWPNWKAFLGVDARRHWITHVLLPSTHLPHGTGLTWDLPPCMAEPQAPLLAI; the protein is encoded by the exons ATGAGGAGCCGCCAGCGGGCGTTCTCTGCGGTGATGCGCCTCTTTCTGAAGTGCCTGCGGGCAGGCCGGCGCCGGAGGCTGAGGCTGGTCTGGCGGGCACAGCAGCTGTGGCGCTATGGGCACCTTTGCCTCCGCTCCTTGCTCTACAACTCCTTCAGCAACAGCGACGTGCTGCTTGACTCCCTCTTTGAGCCCATCTACTGGCTGGTGGATCACGTCTCCCGCTGGTTTGGAGTG gtgTTCGTGGCGCTGGTGATAGTGCTGACAAGCTCCGTCGTGGCCATTGTCTACATCTGCCTGCTCCCCCTCATCCTGCAGACCTACCCGCTGCCCTGGATCTGCTGGCACCTCACCTACGGCCACTGGAACCTGTTCATGATTGTCTTCCACTACTACATGGCCATAACCACCCCGCCTGGGCACCCCCCGCag GCCAGGAGCAACACAGTGGCTGTCTCCATCTGCAGGAAATGCATCGCCCCCAAGCCTGCCCGCACGCACCATTGCAGCATCTGCAACAG ATGTGTGCTGAAGATGGACCATCACTGCC CGTGGCTGAATAACTGCGTAGGACACTACAACCATCGCTACTTCTTCTCCTTCTGCCTCTTCATGACCATGGGCTGCGTCTACTGCAGCATCAGTGGCTGGGACATGTTCCGGGAGGCCTATGCTGCTATCGAG ACCTACCACCAGACGccaccccctgccttctcctTCCGCCAGAGGGCCTTCCACAAGAGCATCGTCTACCTCTGGGTGCTGTGCAG ctccgtGGCACTGGCCCTGGGCGCCCTCACCCTGTGGCACGCTGTCCTCATCACCCGTGGCGAGACCAGCATCGAGAGACACATCAACAAGAAGGAgaggcggcggctgcagcagcagggcagg GTGTTCAGGAACCCATACAGCTACGGCGCCTGGCCCAACTGGAAGGCGTTCCTGGGCGTGGACGCACGCAG ACACTGGATCACCCATGTCCTCCTGCCATCTACACACCTACCCCATGGAACTGGCCTCACCTGGGACCTTCCTCCCTGCatggcagagccccaggccccactcctggCCATCtaa
- the ZDHHC16 gene encoding palmitoyltransferase ZDHHC16 isoform X2, producing the protein MIVFHYYMAITTPPGHPPQARSNTVAVSICRKCIAPKPARTHHCSICNRCVLKMDHHCPWLNNCVGHYNHRYFFSFCLFMTMGCVYCSISGWDMFREAYAAIERMKVLEEESLQVAANQVGYPPPPAAERNLEQSWGPTEPLADLPPDATPCLLLPPEGLPQEHRLPLGAVQLRGTGPGRPHPVARCPHHPWRDQHRETHQQEGEAAAAAAGQGVQEPIQLRRLAQLEGVPGRGRTQTLDHPCPPAIYTPTPWNWPHLGPSSLHGRAPGPTPGHLREEQAGRAWNPQPCPAQGEKPGSASSAPRPPPGRGGGEPVALSLLAVWHGHSVLHTHSLAGSNNSVWGEPMPQDSSWPPAAMPQLALGVSGCWPGPAVDPTSKSWQLGQAPSSRGF; encoded by the exons ATGATTGTCTTCCACTACTACATGGCCATAACCACCCCGCCTGGGCACCCCCCGCag GCCAGGAGCAACACAGTGGCTGTCTCCATCTGCAGGAAATGCATCGCCCCCAAGCCTGCCCGCACGCACCATTGCAGCATCTGCAACAG ATGTGTGCTGAAGATGGACCATCACTGCC CGTGGCTGAATAACTGCGTAGGACACTACAACCATCGCTACTTCTTCTCCTTCTGCCTCTTCATGACCATGGGCTGCGTCTACTGCAGCATCAGTGGCTGGGACATGTTCCGGGAGGCCTATGCTGCTATCGAG AGAATGAAAGTGCTTGAGGAGGAAAGCCTGCAGGTGGCTGCCAACCAGGTGGGCTATccccctccaccagctgctgAACGCaacctggagcagagctggggtccTACAGAGCCCCTAGCAG ACCTACCACCAGACGccaccccctgccttctcctTCCGCCAGAGGGCCTTCCACAAGAGCATCGTCTACCTCTGGGTGCTGTGCAG ctccgtGGCACTGGCCCTGGGCGCCCTCACCCTGTGGCACGCTGTCCTCATCACCCGTGGCGAGACCAGCATCGAGAGACACATCAACAAGAAGGAgaggcggcggctgcagcagcagggcagg GTGTTCAGGAACCCATACAGCTACGGCGCCTGGCCCAACTGGAAGGCGTTCCTGGGCGTGGACGCACGCAG ACACTGGATCACCCATGTCCTCCTGCCATCTACACACCTACCCCATGGAACTGGCCTCACCTGGGACCTTCCTCCCTGCatggcagagccccaggccccactcctggCCATCtaagggaggagcaggctggcCGAGCGTGGAACCCCCAGCCATGCCCAGCACAAGGAGAGAAGCCTggctcagccagctctgctccccggCCCCCTCCAGGCCGAGGGGGGGGGGAGCCTGTGGCACTGAGCCTGCTTGCTGTTTGGCATGGACATAGtgttctgcacacacacagcctggcaggcAGCAACAACTCTGTGTGGGGTGAGCCTATGCCACAGGacagctcctggccccctgcagcaatgccccagctggcactgggggtatcgggctgctggcctggccctgctgtggACCCCACAAGTAAAagctggcagctgggccaggccccttCCTCCAGGGGATTTTAA
- the EXOSC1 gene encoding exosome complex component CSL4, translating into MARPVRWCVPGERLCSTEEAAAGSGTYTRHGSVCAALAGGLVTTSEEGALPVVSVVRDAESQLLPDVGAIVTCKVSSINSRFAKVRILYIGSTPLQSAFRGTIRREDIRATEKDKVEVYKSFRPGDIVLAKVISLGDMQSNYLLSTAENELGVVVAHSEAGVQMVPISWCEMQCPRTHSKELRKVARVQPEFLQT; encoded by the exons ATGGCCCGGCCGGTGCGCTGGTGCGTCCCCG GCGAGCGGCTGTGCAGCacggaggaggcggcggcgggcAGCGGCACTTACACCCGGCACGGCTCCGTGTGCGCCGCGCTGGCCGGCGGGCTGGTGACCACGAGCGAGGAGGGAGCG CTGCCGGTGGTGTCTGTGGTGAGAGATGCTgagtcccagctcctgcctgaCGTGGGGGCCATTGTGACATGCAAG gtgagCAGCATCAACTCCCGCTTTGCCAAGGTCCGCATCCTCTACATCGGCTCCACCCCACTGCAGTCTGCCTTCCGAGGCACCATACG GCGAGAAGACATTCGAGCCACAGAGAAGGACAAG GTGGAAGTTTACAAGAGTTTCCGTCCTGGGGACATAGTCCTGGCCAAAGTG ATCTCCCTGGGAGACATGCAGTCCAACTACCTTCTGAGCACAGCTGAGAACGAGCTGGGGGTGGTTGTGGCTCACAGCGAAGCAG GGGTGCAGATGGTGCCCATCAGCTGGTGTGAGATGCAATGCCCCAGGACGCACTCCAAGGAGCTCCGCAAGGTGGCCCGCGTGCAGCCAGAGTTCCTGCAGACCTAG
- the ZDHHC16 gene encoding palmitoyltransferase ZDHHC16 isoform X1, whose protein sequence is MRSRQRAFSAVMRLFLKCLRAGRRRRLRLVWRAQQLWRYGHLCLRSLLYNSFSNSDVLLDSLFEPIYWLVDHVSRWFGVVFVALVIVLTSSVVAIVYICLLPLILQTYPLPWICWHLTYGHWNLFMIVFHYYMAITTPPGHPPQARSNTVAVSICRKCIAPKPARTHHCSICNRCVLKMDHHCPWLNNCVGHYNHRYFFSFCLFMTMGCVYCSISGWDMFREAYAAIERMKVLEEESLQVAANQVGYPPPPAAERNLEQSWGPTEPLADLPPDATPCLLLPPEGLPQEHRLPLGAVQLRGTGPGRPHPVARCPHHPWRDQHRETHQQEGEAAAAAAGQGVQEPIQLRRLAQLEGVPGRGRTQTLDHPCPPAIYTPTPWNWPHLGPSSLHGRAPGPTPGHLREEQAGRAWNPQPCPAQGEKPGSASSAPRPPPGRGGGEPVALSLLAVWHGHSVLHTHSLAGSNNSVWGEPMPQDSSWPPAAMPQLALGVSGCWPGPAVDPTSKSWQLGQAPSSRGF, encoded by the exons ATGAGGAGCCGCCAGCGGGCGTTCTCTGCGGTGATGCGCCTCTTTCTGAAGTGCCTGCGGGCAGGCCGGCGCCGGAGGCTGAGGCTGGTCTGGCGGGCACAGCAGCTGTGGCGCTATGGGCACCTTTGCCTCCGCTCCTTGCTCTACAACTCCTTCAGCAACAGCGACGTGCTGCTTGACTCCCTCTTTGAGCCCATCTACTGGCTGGTGGATCACGTCTCCCGCTGGTTTGGAGTG gtgTTCGTGGCGCTGGTGATAGTGCTGACAAGCTCCGTCGTGGCCATTGTCTACATCTGCCTGCTCCCCCTCATCCTGCAGACCTACCCGCTGCCCTGGATCTGCTGGCACCTCACCTACGGCCACTGGAACCTGTTCATGATTGTCTTCCACTACTACATGGCCATAACCACCCCGCCTGGGCACCCCCCGCag GCCAGGAGCAACACAGTGGCTGTCTCCATCTGCAGGAAATGCATCGCCCCCAAGCCTGCCCGCACGCACCATTGCAGCATCTGCAACAG ATGTGTGCTGAAGATGGACCATCACTGCC CGTGGCTGAATAACTGCGTAGGACACTACAACCATCGCTACTTCTTCTCCTTCTGCCTCTTCATGACCATGGGCTGCGTCTACTGCAGCATCAGTGGCTGGGACATGTTCCGGGAGGCCTATGCTGCTATCGAG AGAATGAAAGTGCTTGAGGAGGAAAGCCTGCAGGTGGCTGCCAACCAGGTGGGCTATccccctccaccagctgctgAACGCaacctggagcagagctggggtccTACAGAGCCCCTAGCAG ACCTACCACCAGACGccaccccctgccttctcctTCCGCCAGAGGGCCTTCCACAAGAGCATCGTCTACCTCTGGGTGCTGTGCAG ctccgtGGCACTGGCCCTGGGCGCCCTCACCCTGTGGCACGCTGTCCTCATCACCCGTGGCGAGACCAGCATCGAGAGACACATCAACAAGAAGGAgaggcggcggctgcagcagcagggcagg GTGTTCAGGAACCCATACAGCTACGGCGCCTGGCCCAACTGGAAGGCGTTCCTGGGCGTGGACGCACGCAG ACACTGGATCACCCATGTCCTCCTGCCATCTACACACCTACCCCATGGAACTGGCCTCACCTGGGACCTTCCTCCCTGCatggcagagccccaggccccactcctggCCATCtaagggaggagcaggctggcCGAGCGTGGAACCCCCAGCCATGCCCAGCACAAGGAGAGAAGCCTggctcagccagctctgctccccggCCCCCTCCAGGCCGAGGGGGGGGGGAGCCTGTGGCACTGAGCCTGCTTGCTGTTTGGCATGGACATAGtgttctgcacacacacagcctggcaggcAGCAACAACTCTGTGTGGGGTGAGCCTATGCCACAGGacagctcctggccccctgcagcaatgccccagctggcactgggggtatcgggctgctggcctggccctgctgtggACCCCACAAGTAAAagctggcagctgggccaggccccttCCTCCAGGGGATTTTAA
- the ZDHHC16 gene encoding palmitoyltransferase ZDHHC16 isoform X3 has product MRSRQRAFSAVMRLFLKCLRAGRRRRLRLVWRAQQLWRYGHLCLRSLLYNSFSNSDVLLDSLFEPIYWLVDHVSRWFGVVFVALVIVLTSSVVAIVYICLLPLILQTYPLPWICWHLTYGHWNLFMIVFHYYMAITTPPGHPPQARSNTVAVSICRKCIAPKPARTHHCSICNRCVLKMDHHCPWLNNCVGHYNHRYFFSFCLFMTMGCVYCSISGWDMFREAYAAIERMKVLEEESLQVAANQTYHQTPPPAFSFRQRAFHKSIVYLWVLCSSVALALGALTLWHAVLITRGETSIERHINKKERRRLQQQGRVFRNPYSYGAWPNWKAFLGVDARRHWITHVLLPSTHLPHGTGLTWDLPPCMAEPQAPLLAI; this is encoded by the exons ATGAGGAGCCGCCAGCGGGCGTTCTCTGCGGTGATGCGCCTCTTTCTGAAGTGCCTGCGGGCAGGCCGGCGCCGGAGGCTGAGGCTGGTCTGGCGGGCACAGCAGCTGTGGCGCTATGGGCACCTTTGCCTCCGCTCCTTGCTCTACAACTCCTTCAGCAACAGCGACGTGCTGCTTGACTCCCTCTTTGAGCCCATCTACTGGCTGGTGGATCACGTCTCCCGCTGGTTTGGAGTG gtgTTCGTGGCGCTGGTGATAGTGCTGACAAGCTCCGTCGTGGCCATTGTCTACATCTGCCTGCTCCCCCTCATCCTGCAGACCTACCCGCTGCCCTGGATCTGCTGGCACCTCACCTACGGCCACTGGAACCTGTTCATGATTGTCTTCCACTACTACATGGCCATAACCACCCCGCCTGGGCACCCCCCGCag GCCAGGAGCAACACAGTGGCTGTCTCCATCTGCAGGAAATGCATCGCCCCCAAGCCTGCCCGCACGCACCATTGCAGCATCTGCAACAG ATGTGTGCTGAAGATGGACCATCACTGCC CGTGGCTGAATAACTGCGTAGGACACTACAACCATCGCTACTTCTTCTCCTTCTGCCTCTTCATGACCATGGGCTGCGTCTACTGCAGCATCAGTGGCTGGGACATGTTCCGGGAGGCCTATGCTGCTATCGAG AGAATGAAAGTGCTTGAGGAGGAAAGCCTGCAGGTGGCTGCCAACCAG ACCTACCACCAGACGccaccccctgccttctcctTCCGCCAGAGGGCCTTCCACAAGAGCATCGTCTACCTCTGGGTGCTGTGCAG ctccgtGGCACTGGCCCTGGGCGCCCTCACCCTGTGGCACGCTGTCCTCATCACCCGTGGCGAGACCAGCATCGAGAGACACATCAACAAGAAGGAgaggcggcggctgcagcagcagggcagg GTGTTCAGGAACCCATACAGCTACGGCGCCTGGCCCAACTGGAAGGCGTTCCTGGGCGTGGACGCACGCAG ACACTGGATCACCCATGTCCTCCTGCCATCTACACACCTACCCCATGGAACTGGCCTCACCTGGGACCTTCCTCCCTGCatggcagagccccaggccccactcctggCCATCtaa